A single Myxocyprinus asiaticus isolate MX2 ecotype Aquarium Trade chromosome 50, UBuf_Myxa_2, whole genome shotgun sequence DNA region contains:
- the LOC127439318 gene encoding TLE family member 5-like: MMFPQSRHSASSQQLKFTTSDSCDRIKDEFQFLQAQYHSLKLECDKLASEKSEMQRHYIMYYEMSYGLNIEMHKQAETVKRLNGICAQVLPYLSQEHQQQVLGAIERAKQVTPPEMNSIIRQQLQAHQLSQLQGLALPMTPLPLGLSQPAGLPTVTSSSGLFSLSSILASQAQMAKEDKSTRETSDSHREEDGDKSD; the protein is encoded by the exons GCTTCATCGCAACAGCTAAAGTTCACAACGTCAGACTCCTGCGACCGCATCAAGGACGAGTTCCAGTTCCTCCAAGCACAATACCACAG TCTGAAGCTCGAATGTGACAAGCTGGCCAGCGAGAAATCAGAAATGCAACGTCATTATATCATG TACTATGAGATGTCTTATGGGCTGAACATTGAAATGCACAAGCAG GCAGAGACCGTGAAGAGATTAAACGGGATCTGTGCTCAAGTCTTGCCTTACCTATCTCAAGAG CACCAGCAGCAGGTCCTGGGGGCGATAGAGAGGGCCAAACAGGTCACCCCACCAGAGATGAACTCTATCATACGG CAGCAGCTCCAGGCTCACCAGCTCTCCCAGCTGCAGGGACTGGCGCTGCCAATGACCCCTCTCCCCCTCGGCCTGAGCCAACCGGCCGGCCTTCCCACGGTCACCTCCAGCtctggcctcttttccctctccagCATCCTGGCCTCGCAGGCCCAAATGGCTAAGGAGGACAAGAGCACACGCGAGACTTCCGACAGCCACCGCGAGGAAGACGGAGACAAGTCTGACTAG